The genomic DNA GCACCCTCTCCAAGCGCTGTGGAAATCGCAGCAATTGTATCAAATTCCATGTCCTTTCACCTCACTTGCTTATTTATCTCTATTTCAACATGATTATTTCTTTCACTAAATTATTAGGATACCATAACGAACCTATCTACAAAAGAAGAATAACTCATTTTATTATATCCCCATGTAAAAAACACTAAACTTATTCACAGTGGATAAGTTTAGTGTTTTTTAGTTATCCACATCTATTTTTCGCTCAAAAAAACCGGCACTCATTTGAGCAACCGGTCATTTAGGAGATATTACAACATGCCGATGTGGTTCATTTCCTTCAGAAGTTGTTTTGATACCTTGATGATTTGATAATGCCTGATGAATAATTTTTCGTTCAAAAGATGGCATCGGTTCTAAAATAACTCTTTTTTTCGTATTAGATACTTGTTTCGCTAATCGATAAGAAAGTGATTCTAGCGTACTTTTTCTTTTACTACGATAATTTTCAGCATCTAGTGTAATACCTATATACTGCTTCGTGTTACGATTCGCAACAAGTTTTGTTAAATACTGTAAAGAGTTTAGTGTATTACCTCTTTTTCCAATTAAAACTCCTACATCATCACCAGAAATTGTAAATTCGATCTCGCGTCCTTTTACAACTTTACTAATTTCAACTTCCACACCCATATTGTGAATAACATTTCTTAAATATTCTTCACATTCCTGAATTGGATCTTTCTTCAATACAACTTCTACTACTGCAGGACGATTCCCAAATAAACCTAAGAATCCTCTTTTACCCTCATCGACAATATTTATATCTACTCGATCTTTTGATGTATTTAATTGCCTTAAAGCATCCTCTACTGCCAGCTCGACTGTTTGTCCTTTAGCAGTAATTATACTCACTTGCTTGAGCCTCCAGCTTTGCTAGCCTTAATCTCTGGCCCTTTGATAAAGTACATTTGAGCAATACCAAAGATATTACCAACAACCCAGTAAAGTGATAATGCAGCTGGGAAGTTAATTGCAAAGATTAAAATCATAATCGGCATAAGCCAAAGCATCATTGCCATTTGCGGATTTTGACCAGCTGTTCCTGCCATTGCAAGCTTTTGCTGAATAAATGTCGTAATTGCTGCAACAACCGGTAAGATATAGAACGGATCTGCCTGTCCTAAATCAAACCATAAAAATGTATGTTCACTAATTGCTGTTGTTCTCATAATCGCATGATAAAACGCGAATAAAATAGGCATCTGAACAAATATCGGTAAACATCCTGCCAATGGATTTACACCATTCTTTTGATATAACTGCATCATTTCTTGTTGTAGTTTTTGCTGTGTTGCTTGATCTTTAGAACTATATTTCTCTTTTAACTTCACCATTTCTGGTTGTAACGCTTGCATTGCTTTTGTACTCTTTGTTTGTTTAATCATTAATGGTAATAATGCAAAACGAATGATAAGAGTTGTAATAACAATTGCTAAACCGTAATTACTGTTAAATAAGTCGGCAAAATACGTGATTAACTGAGAAAGCGGATATACGAAATATTCATTCCAAATCCCAGTACTTTTCGATGTAATCGGCTGACCCGTTTCACTACAACCGGTGGCAATCGCCATTAATGCAACGACCATGGCTAGTAAACCTAATTTCTTTTTCAAAGCCTACTCCTCCTTGTATCGGTATGTATATAGTGTAATTCATTTCCTTACGCTACTTTTTTATTCTTTTCATACCAGAGCGTTTAAAGACATGAATTAAGCTTTTCTTTACTTCTTCATATGTCATCTCTGCACAAGGCTTCCTTGCTATTATAACAAAATCTTTTCCAGAATCTA from Bacillus cereus G9842 includes the following:
- the spoIIIJ gene encoding YidC family membrane integrase SpoIIIJ, whose amino-acid sequence is MKKKLGLLAMVVALMAIATGCSETGQPITSKSTGIWNEYFVYPLSQLITYFADLFNSNYGLAIVITTLIIRFALLPLMIKQTKSTKAMQALQPEMVKLKEKYSSKDQATQQKLQQEMMQLYQKNGVNPLAGCLPIFVQMPILFAFYHAIMRTTAISEHTFLWFDLGQADPFYILPVVAAITTFIQQKLAMAGTAGQNPQMAMMLWLMPIMILIFAINFPAALSLYWVVGNIFGIAQMYFIKGPEIKASKAGGSSK
- the jag gene encoding RNA-binding cell elongation regulator Jag/EloR — protein: MSIITAKGQTVELAVEDALRQLNTSKDRVDINIVDEGKRGFLGLFGNRPAVVEVVLKKDPIQECEEYLRNVIHNMGVEVEISKVVKGREIEFTISGDDVGVLIGKRGNTLNSLQYLTKLVANRNTKQYIGITLDAENYRSKRKSTLESLSYRLAKQVSNTKKRVILEPMPSFERKIIHQALSNHQGIKTTSEGNEPHRHVVISPK